The sequence below is a genomic window from Geitlerinema sp. PCC 9228.
CTATTCAAATCCGAGAACAATCCCTACCTCCCTCCCATCCTGACCTCGCTACCAGCTACAACAATCTCGCNNNNNNNNNNNNNNNNNNNNNNNNNNNNNNACGACGATGCCGAACCTCTCTATCTTAAAGCTATTCAAATCCGAGAACAATCCCTACCTCCCTCCCATCCTGACCTTGCTACCAACTACAACAATCTCGCAGGGTTGTACCAAGACCAAGGCAAACTCGACGATGCCGAACCTCTCTATCTTAAAGCTATTCAAATCCGAGAACAATCCCTACCTCCCTCCCATCCTGACCTCGCTACCAACTACAACAATCTCGCAGAGTTGTAC
It includes:
- a CDS encoding tetratricopeptide repeat protein, whose translation is DDAEPLYLKAIQIREQSLPPSHPDLATNYNNLAGLYQDQGKLDDAEPLYLKAIQIREQSLPPSHPDLATNYNNLAELY